From Athene noctua chromosome 19, bAthNoc1.hap1.1, whole genome shotgun sequence, one genomic window encodes:
- the RFLNB gene encoding refilin-B isoform X1, with protein sequence MVGRLSLREVPDLPDMRKRGDAGLDSPDSGLPPSPGPAPPPWLLSGSPDRAATNGLPEPDPPAPAAANSVFSPSPVLSSCPPRLCPLSFGEGVEFDPLPPKEIRYTSSVKYDSEKHFIDDIYMPVGLSVSSCSQTIICVPDCTWRSYKSEVHFEPRNKPQRFTSTTIVYPKHAKTVYTTTLDYNCRKTTRRFLSSIELETSEYLGNDCVLDGC encoded by the exons ATGGTGGGTCGGCTCAGCCTGCGGGAGGTGCCCGACCTCCCGGACATGAGGAAGCGGGGCGACGCGGGGCTCGACAGCCCCGACTCcgggctgccccccagccccgggcccgcccccccgccctggCTCCTCTCGGGCAGCCCCGACCGCGCCGCCACTAACGGGCTACCGGAGCCCGacccgcccgcgcccgccgccgcg aaTTCTGTGTTCTCCCCCAGCCCCGTTCTCTCCAGCTGCCCTCCAAGACTGTGTCCTTTATCCTTTGGCGAAGGAGTTGAGTTTGACCCTTTACCACCAAAGGAAATAAG GTACACATCCTCAGTTAAATACGACTCGGAGAAGCACTTCATCGATGACATCTATATGCCAGTGGGCTTAAGCGTTTCCTCTTGCAGTCAGACAATCATCTGTGTCCCAGACTGCACGTGGCGCAGTTACAAATCTGAGGTCCACTTCGAGCCCCGCAACAAGCCCCAGCGTTTCACCAGCACCACCATCGTGTACCCGAAGCACGCCAAGACTGTGTACACCACCACGCTGGATTACAACTGTCGTAAAACCACGCGGCGGTTCCTCTCCAGCATAGAGCTGGAAACGTCGGAGTACCTTGGGAACGACTGTGTCCTGGATGGATGCTGA
- the LIAT1 gene encoding LOW QUALITY PROTEIN: protein LIAT1 (The sequence of the model RefSeq protein was modified relative to this genomic sequence to represent the inferred CDS: inserted 1 base in 1 codon) yields the protein MEGKVLRGGEVKREGSRAAEGGHARPAAGPRRQESGAGRRRGARSCPPPPPPQAPGLKPPRRKKQQQLPRRSVTAATTARADKRHHKTRKKQARSPPLLEITSLGRNPDSGQNNAGENQEDAEIHKVVVSTSTIWDSTQTDEGLSAQLNESLRWDRILEDPVAEEERLRVYKMNRRKRYELYIQQHLPAEPCPTVGHSPSLGRRASCTSSDLTVGKADCCSYFPXGASVNCS from the exons ATGGaggggaaggtgctgaggggaggAGAGGTGAAGAGGGAAG GCTCGAGGGCGGCCGAGGGAGGCCATGCCAGGCCTGCTGCAGGGCCCCGCAGGCAGGAGAGCGGGGCGGGCCGGCGTCGGGGGGCGAGGAgctgcccacccccccctccaccaCAGGCCCCCGGCTTGAAGCCACCacggaggaagaagcagcagcagctgccgcGCAGGAGCGTCACCGCCGCCACCACTGCCCGGGCAG ATAAACGTcaccacaaaaccagaaagaagcaGGCCCGCTCCCCTCCATTGCTTGAAATCACAAGTCTTGGGAGGAACCCTGACTCAGGTCAAAATAATGCAGGAGAGAATCAGGAGGATGCAGAAATACACAAGGTAGTAGTATCGACTTCCACCATTTGGGACTCTACTCAAACAGATGAAGGTCTTTCTGCTCAGCTTAACGAAAGCCTTCGATGGGACCGGATTCTTGAAGATCCTGTagcagaggaagaaaggctgcGTGTTTATAAGATGAACAGAAGGAAACGGTACGAACTGTATATCCAGCAACATTTGCCTGCTGAGCCATGCCCCACTGTTGGGCATTCCCCATCACTTGGTCGCAGGGCATCATGCACGAGCAGTGATCTCACCGTAGGTAAAGCAGATTGCTGCAGTTATTTTC GAGGAGCAAGCGTGAACTGCTCCTGA
- the RFLNB gene encoding refilin-B isoform X2, producing MVGRLSLREVPDLPDMRKRGDAGLDSPDSGLPPSPGPAPPPWLLSGSPDRAATNGLPEPDPPAPAAAPAGPRPAALPVLSSCPPRLCPLSFGEGVEFDPLPPKEIRYTSSVKYDSEKHFIDDIYMPVGLSVSSCSQTIICVPDCTWRSYKSEVHFEPRNKPQRFTSTTIVYPKHAKTVYTTTLDYNCRKTTRRFLSSIELETSEYLGNDCVLDGC from the exons ATGGTGGGTCGGCTCAGCCTGCGGGAGGTGCCCGACCTCCCGGACATGAGGAAGCGGGGCGACGCGGGGCTCGACAGCCCCGACTCcgggctgccccccagccccgggcccgcccccccgccctggCTCCTCTCGGGCAGCCCCGACCGCGCCGCCACTAACGGGCTACCGGAGCCCGacccgcccgcgcccgccgccgcg CCCGCGGGGCCCCGGCCCG CAGCTCT CCCCGTTCTCTCCAGCTGCCCTCCAAGACTGTGTCCTTTATCCTTTGGCGAAGGAGTTGAGTTTGACCCTTTACCACCAAAGGAAATAAG GTACACATCCTCAGTTAAATACGACTCGGAGAAGCACTTCATCGATGACATCTATATGCCAGTGGGCTTAAGCGTTTCCTCTTGCAGTCAGACAATCATCTGTGTCCCAGACTGCACGTGGCGCAGTTACAAATCTGAGGTCCACTTCGAGCCCCGCAACAAGCCCCAGCGTTTCACCAGCACCACCATCGTGTACCCGAAGCACGCCAAGACTGTGTACACCACCACGCTGGATTACAACTGTCGTAAAACCACGCGGCGGTTCCTCTCCAGCATAGAGCTGGAAACGTCGGAGTACCTTGGGAACGACTGTGTCCTGGATGGATGCTGA